A genomic region of Pelodiscus sinensis isolate JC-2024 chromosome 19, ASM4963464v1, whole genome shotgun sequence contains the following coding sequences:
- the LOC102448064 gene encoding surfeit locus protein 4-like — translation MAPNGDLMGAAEDLADQFLRGTKRYLPHLAHLCLISTFLEDGIRMWFQWNEQRDYINMSWGSGTVLATLFVLLNMSGQLVGCVLVLARRFVPYACFGLFGIIFMQTVAYSILWDLKFLMRNLALGGGLLLLLAESRSEGKSMFAGVPTMDDISPRQYMQLGGRLLLVLMFMTLLHFELSAFTIFQDIFGMAFIILVAIGFKTKLAALTLVLWLFVINLVQNAFWNIPTYRPLHDFLKYDFFQTMSVIGGLLLVVALGPGGVSMDEHKKKW, via the exons ATGGCGCCCAATGGAGACTTGATGGGGGCTGCCGAGGACCTGGCAGACCAG TTCCTGCGCGGGACAAAGCGCTACCTACCTCACCTGGCTCACCTCTGCCTGATCAGCACCTTCCTCGAGGACGGGATACGGATGTGGTTTCAGTGGAACGAGCAGCGGGATTACATCAACATGTCGTGGGGGAGCGGCACCGTCTTGGCCACGCTGTTTGTGTTACTCAACATGTCGGGACAGCTGG TTGGGTGCGTTCTAGTCCTAGCCAGGAGGTTTGTTCCTTACGCTTGTTTTGGCCTCTTTGGGATTATCTTCATGCAG ACAGTCGCTTACAGTATTTTATGGGACCTCAAATTCCTGATGAG gaACCTCGCCCTCGGCggcgggctgctgctgctgctcgcgGAGTCCCGCTCGGAAGGGAAGTCCATGTTTGCCGGTGTCCCCACCATGGATGACATCTCCCCGCGGCAGTACATGCAGCTGGGGGGAAGGCTCCTGCTCGTGCTCATGTTCATGACGCTGCTGCACTTCGAACTCAGCGCCTTCACC atcttccaggacatctttggcaTGGCGTTCATCATCTTGGTGGCCATCGGCTTCAAGACCAAGCTGGCTGCCCTTACCCTAGTCCTCTGGCTCTTCGTGATCAATCTGGTACAGAATGCATTCTGGAACATCCCCACCTACAGACCCCTCCACGACTTCCTGAAGTATGACTTTTTCCAGACCATGTCGGTCATAGGGggcctgctgctggtggtggctctgggcccaggaggcgtctcgatgGATGAGCACAAAAAGAAGTGGTGA
- the YJU2B gene encoding putative splicing factor YJU2B: protein MGERKGVNKYYPPDFDPAKHVSLNKYRNSHPLRERARKLSQGILIIRFEMPYNIWCDGCKNHIGMGVRYNAEKKKVGNYYTTPIYRFRMKCHLCVNYIEMQTDPANCDYVIVSGAQRKEERWDMQDNEQILTTEHEEKKKLETDAMYRLEHGTADQGKLRRAIPTLSHIQEAQSAWKDDFAINSMLRRKFREEKKVLQEEEEKDLALQTKANLSIPLVQETEEDRQLAALLKYHSLDSYEDKQKLKRTEISGRSWFPPAPAAAGKATDTLKKLGLAGKALSPKGPAGGSPITSGRLGIVRRRSREGPESVAHGTHTGRPSCDGAAQPSSPAAIGDSLPAVGTASATTLSSSLVADYSDSSSDSDKD, encoded by the exons ATG GGTGAACGGAAAGGGGTGAATAAGTATTACCCCCCTGACTTCGATCCGGCGAAG CACGTCTCCCTCAATAAATACCGGAACAGCCACCCGCTGCGCGAGAGAGCCCGCAAGCTCTCCCAGGGCATTCTGATCATCAG GTTTGAGATGCCCTACAACATCTGGTGTGATGGCTGCAAGAACCACATTGGAATGG GGGTCCGGTACAACGCCGAGAAGAAGAAAGTTGGGAATTACTACACCACCCCCATCTACAG GTTCCGGATGAAGTGCCACTTGTGCGTCAATTACATCGAGATGCAGACGGACCCGGCCAACTGCGACTACGTCATCGTGAGCGGGGCCCAGCGCAAGGAGGAGCGCTGGGACATGCAGGACAACGAGCAGATCCTGACGACAg AACACGAGGAGAAGAAGAAGCTCGAGACGGACGCCATGTACCGGCTGGAGCACGGCACAGCAGACCAGGGCAAGCTGCGGCGAGCCATCCCCACCTTGTcccacatccaggaggcccagagCGCCTGGAAGGATGACTTTGCGATCAACAGCATGCTGCGCAGGAAGTTCCGG GAGGAGAAGAAGgttctgcaggaggaggaggagaaggacctggcTCTGCAGACCAAGGCCAACCTGAGCATCCCTCTGgtgcaggagacggaggaggaccGGCAGCTGGCTGCGCTGCTCAAGTACCACAGCCTGGACT cttacgAGGACAAACAAAAGCTGAAGCGAACGGAGATCTCCGGCCGCTCCTGGTTCCCCCCTGCTCCGGCTGCAGCCGGCAAAGCCACCGACACGCTGAAGAAGCTGGGGCTCGCTGGGAAAGCCCTGTCCCCCAAGGGGCCCGCTGGTGGCTCACCCAtcacaagcggccgtttgggcatCGTGCGCCGCAGATCCCGGGAGGGGCCGGAGAGCGTGGCACACGGGACGCACACGGGCCGGCCGAGCTGCGACGGCgcggcccagcccagctcccccgcGGCCATCGGCGACTCCCTCCCCGCCGTGGGCACCGCCAGCGCCACCACCCTCAGCTCCTCCCTCGTGGCAGACTATTCAGACTCCAGCTCGGATTCTGACAAGGACTGA
- the MRI1 gene encoding methylthioribose-1-phosphate isomerase, protein MAECAPAGSLESLRYRRGSLRVLNQLLLPQRSCYEEIGGVRQGWEAIRAMKVRGAPAIAIVGCLSLAVELHCGAGTGQGKADLEASIQDSLRYLVTARPTAVNMARAAQELGAFASQEAQRGEATAESLRESVIQRAEAMLEKDLRDNRSIGEHGARHLLRTAPQDRVTVLTHCNTGALATAGYGTALGVIRSLHALGRLEHVYCTETRPYNQGARLTAYELVYEHIPATLIADSMVSVAMKEKGLSAVIVGADRVVANGDTANKVGTYQLAIAAKHHGIPFYVAAPSTSCDLSLAEGSDIVIEERPSQELTDVNGVRIAAPGIGVWNPAFDVTPHELITGGIVTEFGVFRPGELREALAGK, encoded by the exons ATGGCCGAGTGCGCCCCGGCCGGGAGCCTGGAGTCGCTGCGCTACCGCCGGGGCTCGCTGCGCGTCCTcaaccagctgctgctgccccagcgcAGCTGCTACGAGGAGATCGGCGGCGTGCGCCAGGGCTGGGAGGCCATCCGCGCCATGAAG GTGCGGGGCGCCCCTGCCATCGCCATCGTGGGCTGCCTGAGCCTGGCGGTGGAGCTGCACTGCGGGGCCggcacagggcagggcaaggcCGACCTGGAGGCCTCTATCCAGGACTCCCTGCGCTACCTGGTGACTGCTCGCCCCACGGCTGTGAACATGGCCCGGGCGGCCCAGGAGCTGGGGGCTTTCGCTTCCCAGGAGGCCCAGCGAGGGGAGGCCACGGCTGAGAGCCTGCGGGAGAG cgtcATCCAGCGGGCAGAGGCCATGCTGGAGAAGGATCTGCGGGACAACAGGAGCATCGGGGAGCACGGGGCGCGCCACCTGCTCCGGACAGCGCCGCAGGACAGGGTGACAGTGCTGACTCACTGCAACACCGGCGCCTTGGCCACTGCTGGCTACGGCACCGCGCTGG GTGTCATCCGCTCCCTGCACGCCCTGGGCCGTCTGGAGCACGTGTACTGCACGGAGACGCGGCCCTACAACCAGGGGGCGCGGCTGACGGCCTACGAGCTGGTGTACGAGCACATCCCGGCCACGCTCATCGCAGACAGCATGGTCTCCGTGGCCATGAAGGAGAAGGGCCTGTCGG CTGTCATCGTGGGAGCCGACCGGGTGGTGGCCAATGGCGACACGGCCAACAAAGTGGGCACCTACCAGCTGGCCATTGCTGCAAAGCATCATGGGATCCCCTTCTACGTGGCAGCCCCCAGCACCTCATGTGATCTGAGCTTGGCGGAAGGCTCCGACATTGTGATCGAGGAGCGTCCGAGCCAGGAGCTGACGGACGTCAATGGCGTGAGGATCGCAGCGCCAG GGATCGGTGTTTGGAATCCGGCCTTTGACGTCACGCCGCACGAGCTCATCACCGGGGGCATCGTCACGGAGTTCGGGGTCTTCCGCCCCGGCGAGCTGCGGGAGGCCCTCGCCGGGAAGTGA
- the C19H19orf53 gene encoding leydig cell tumor 10 kDa protein homolog: protein MAQGKQKFQAQKPGGGKKPAAQAARGPRKGGRTIAPKKARVIQQQKLKKNLEVGIRKKIEHEAMMKASTSLPKKLTVVTAPEKGAKKGHPSKSTL from the exons ATGGCTCAGGGGAAGCAGAAGTTCCAGGcccagaagccgggcggggggaagAAGCCGGCGGCGCAGGCGGCCCGGGGACCCCGGAAGGGAG GCCGCACGATCGCTCCCAAGAAAGCGCGTGTGATCCAGCAGCAGAAACTGAAAAAG aacTTGGAAGTCGGCATCCGGAAGAAGATCGAACACGAGGCGATGATGAAAGCCAGCACCAGCCTGCCCAAGAAGCTGACCGTGGTCACGGCGCCGGAGAAGGGAGCTAAGAAGGGCCACCCCAGCAAGTCTACCCTGTGA